CACGTCGGAAAGTTCGCCCGGTGTCTTCTGCAGGCCCACGAAGTAGGGCGGGTTCTGCACATAGGTGCTGCCGCCGTCCCAGTCGTAGGTTAGGCCGCCTGTCACCTTGATGCTCTGCCAGTGGGCATCGCCGTCGAAGACGTTGGCATAGCGGGTGCGGAACATTTCCGGAGTCACGCAAGACCGCACCGTGGCGGCGACGTCTTTGGAAGTCGGCCAGATGTCCTTCAGATAGACCGGTTGACCGTCGCTGCCGGTGCCGAGCGGTTCGGTGGTGAGGTCGATCTGTGTCGAGCCCGCCAGCGCATAGGCGACAACGAGCGGCGGCGAGGCGAGGTAGTTCGCCTTCACGTCCGGCGATACGCGGCCTTCGAAGTTACGGTTGCCCGAAAGCACCGCGGAGGCAACGAGATCGTTGGCGTTGATCGCCTGGCTGATTTCGGTCGGCAGCGGACCGGAATTGCCGATGCAGGTCGTGCAGCCATAACCGACGAGATCGAAGCCCATGGCGTCGAGATCGTCCTGCAGGCCGGACTTGTTGAGGTAGTCGGTCACGACCTGCGAGCCGGGGGCGAGCGAGGTCTTTACCCACGGCTTCACCTTGAGCCCCTTGGCGCGCGCGTTGCGCGCCACGAGGCCGGCCGCGATCAGCACGCTCGGGTTCGAGGTGTTGGTGCAGGATGTGATGGCGGCGATCACGACATCGCCGTGACCGAGATCGTAATCCTGCCCTTCGACGGGAACACGCCTCGAAGCCTGACCGGGCTTGCCGAATTCGCCTTCGAGCGCGCCATGGAAGTTTGTCTTCACATCGGTGAGCGCGACGCGGTCCTGGGGACGCTTCGGACCGGCGAGGCTCGGTACGACACTGCCGAGATCGAGTTCGAGCGTATCCGTGAAGACCGGATCCGGCATGCCCTTTTCGCGGAACATGCCCTGCGCCTTGGCATAGGCTTCGACGAGCGCGACGCGCTCTTCCGAGCGGCCGGTTGCCCGCAGATATTTCAGGGTCTCATTGTCGATCGGGAAGAAGCCGCAAGTGGCGCCATATTCCGGTGCCATGTTCGCAATCGTGGCACGATCTTCAAGCGCGAGATTGTCCAGCCCGTTGCCGAAATATTCGACGAACTTGCCGACCACGCCCTTCTTGCGGAGCATCTCGGTGACGGTCAGCACCATGTCGGTCGCCGTCACGCCTTCGTTGAGCTTGCCGGTGAGGCGGAACCCGATGACTTCGGGAATGAGCATGGAAACGGGCTGGCCGAGCATGGCTGCTTCCGCCTCGATGCCGCCGACGCCCCAGCCGAGCACCGCAAGGCCGTTCACCATCGTGGTGTGGCTGTCGGTACCGACGCAGGTGTCGGGATAGGCGATCTCTTCCTTGCCTTCCGTCTTCGTCCAGACGGTCTGGGCGAGATATTCGAGGTTTACCTGGTGGCAGATGCCCGTTCCCGGCGGCACGACGCGGAAATTGTCGAATGCCTTCGCACCCCAGCGCAGGAATTCGTAGCGCTCGCGGTTACGCTGATACTCGATGTCCACGTTCTCCTTGAAGGAGGTCGGCGTGCCGAATTTGTCGACCATCACCGAGTGGTCGATCACGAGGTCGACGGGCACGAGCGGATTGATCTTCTTCGGATTGCCGCCGAGCCCCTTCACGGCGTCGCGCATGGCGGCGAGGTCGACCACGGCGGGAACGCCGGTGAAGTCCTGCATCAGCACGCGTGCCGGGCGATAGGCGATTTCGCGGTCGGAGGTGCGCGTCTCGAGCCATGTCTTCACGGCGCGGATGTCGTCCGCGGAGACGGTGCGTCCATCCTCGAAGCGCAGCAGATTTTCAAGCAGCACCTTCAACGAGAAGGGCAGACGCGAGATGCCGTCGAGGCCTTTCTTCTCTGCGTCGGGCAAGCTGAAATAGGTATAGCTGCGCTTGCCGACTTTCAGTGTCCGCCGTGCGCCGAAGCTGCCGTGATCTTTGGCTGACGAGGCCTTTTTTACAGCGGCCTTTTTCGGTGCAGCCTTTTTTGGCGCGGCTTTGGCGACAACCGGCTTCTTCGCAGGAGCTTTCGTCTTCGCGGCTGTCTTCTTCGGTGCCGCTTTCTTCACCGGCGCTTTCGCCGGGGCGGCTTTTTTGGGCGCCGTCTTTTTGGCGGCTGTCTTGCCGGCAGGCTTTTTCGCGACGGTCTTGCGCGGCGTTGCTGCCTTCACGGCCTTCTTCGCCGTGCGCTTCGCTTTCAGCGCGGGTTTCTTCGCGGCAGGTGTTGCCTTCTTCACAGCGCGGCGGGCGGTTTTCACAGCCTTCTTCGCGGCTTTCTTCGGCGCGGCCTTTTTCGGCGCAGCCTTTTTTGCTGCCGGCTTTTTCGGCGCTGCTTTCCGTACGGCCTTCTTTGCCGCAGGTTTCGCTTTCGCCGTCTTCTTTATCGCCTTCTTCGGCGCGGCCTTCTTGGCAACGGCCTTTTTCGGCGCCGTCTTCTTTACGGATTTCTTTGCAGCCTTTGCCGGTGCGGCCTTTTTGGGGGCTGCCTTCTTGGCGGCCGGTTTCTTCTTGGCTTTCGTCTTGGGGGATTTAGCCGGAGCCTTCTTCGCCATCTCTCTTGGTCCTCGAATGATGCGCGGTCCGGGCCTGTCGGAGACGGGATGTGACGGAGGTTGCGGTGTCGTCCGCGCGCTGGAGACGCACGCGCGTCAAAGTCCGATTTCGCCGCCGCTTCTAAGCCTGGAACCTATATGCTTGTCGCGGCGGACTATAATGTCTTTCGCCGTGATTGACCATGCTTCGCCGGAACGCGCGGCCGTGATAATCAGCTTTGAAAGAATGCGGGGAGGAAAGTCGATGGCGGAGGTTCTTGTCGAGAAAAAGGGTCCGGTGACCACCGTCATCCTGAACCGGCCCGAGGTGAAGAACGCCGTGGATCGCGCGGCGGCCACAGCCCTTGTCGACGCGTTTCTCGCATTCGAAGAAGATGAGAATGCTCTGGTCGCCGTCTTCTGCGGTGCGGAAGGCGCTTTCTGCGCGGGAGCGGACCTGAAGGCCGTTGCCGGCGGCAAGGGCAATCGCTCCGTGCCCCCCGCAACCGGCGCCGATTTCACGCGCCTCGCCGGCGATGGTCCGATGGGTCCGTCGCGAATGATTCTCAACAAGCCGGTGATCGGCGCGATTACCGGGCATGCTGTTGCCGGCGGTCTCGAACTCGCGCTCTGGTGCGATATGCGCGTGATGGAAGAAGACGCGATCATGGGCGTCTTTTGCCGTCGCTGGGGCGTACCGTTGATCGATGGCGGAACTGTTCGCCTGCCGCGTCTCATCGGCCACGCGCGCGCGATGGATCTCATTCTGACAGGGCGTCCCGTCAATGCCGAGGAGGCGCTTGCCATCGGCCTCGCCAATCGTGTTGCGGCGAAGGGCAAGGGGCGCGAGGAAGCGGAGAAGCTGGCGCTGGAGATTTCCAGGTTCCCCCAGCTCTGCCTCAGGCATGACCGCATGTCGGCCTATGAGCAATGGGACCTGCCCTATGACCGGGCGCTGGCCAACGAGTTCGAG
Above is a window of Parvibaculum lavamentivorans DS-1 DNA encoding:
- the acnA gene encoding aconitate hydratase AcnA; the protein is MAKKAPAKSPKTKAKKKPAAKKAAPKKAAPAKAAKKSVKKTAPKKAVAKKAAPKKAIKKTAKAKPAAKKAVRKAAPKKPAAKKAAPKKAAPKKAAKKAVKTARRAVKKATPAAKKPALKAKRTAKKAVKAATPRKTVAKKPAGKTAAKKTAPKKAAPAKAPVKKAAPKKTAAKTKAPAKKPVVAKAAPKKAAPKKAAVKKASSAKDHGSFGARRTLKVGKRSYTYFSLPDAEKKGLDGISRLPFSLKVLLENLLRFEDGRTVSADDIRAVKTWLETRTSDREIAYRPARVLMQDFTGVPAVVDLAAMRDAVKGLGGNPKKINPLVPVDLVIDHSVMVDKFGTPTSFKENVDIEYQRNRERYEFLRWGAKAFDNFRVVPPGTGICHQVNLEYLAQTVWTKTEGKEEIAYPDTCVGTDSHTTMVNGLAVLGWGVGGIEAEAAMLGQPVSMLIPEVIGFRLTGKLNEGVTATDMVLTVTEMLRKKGVVGKFVEYFGNGLDNLALEDRATIANMAPEYGATCGFFPIDNETLKYLRATGRSEERVALVEAYAKAQGMFREKGMPDPVFTDTLELDLGSVVPSLAGPKRPQDRVALTDVKTNFHGALEGEFGKPGQASRRVPVEGQDYDLGHGDVVIAAITSCTNTSNPSVLIAAGLVARNARAKGLKVKPWVKTSLAPGSQVVTDYLNKSGLQDDLDAMGFDLVGYGCTTCIGNSGPLPTEISQAINANDLVASAVLSGNRNFEGRVSPDVKANYLASPPLVVAYALAGSTQIDLTTEPLGTGSDGQPVYLKDIWPTSKDVAATVRSCVTPEMFRTRYANVFDGDAHWQSIKVTGGLTYDWDGGSTYVQNPPYFVGLQKTPGELSDVKDARILGLFADSITTDHISPAGNIKAQSPAGSYLNSKQVGAQDFNSYGARRGNHEVMMRGTFANIRIKNQMLKGIEGGVTKLQPDGTQMPIYDAAMEYKRRGVPLVIFAGKEYGTGSSRDWAAKGTMLLGVKAVVAQSFERIHRSNLVGMGVAPLQFLNDMSWQSLGLDGSETVSIEGLANVKPRTKVNAVITFADGTKQSIELLCRIDTQDEVDYYENGGILPYVLRSLAA
- a CDS encoding crotonase/enoyl-CoA hydratase family protein, which codes for MAEVLVEKKGPVTTVILNRPEVKNAVDRAAATALVDAFLAFEEDENALVAVFCGAEGAFCAGADLKAVAGGKGNRSVPPATGADFTRLAGDGPMGPSRMILNKPVIGAITGHAVAGGLELALWCDMRVMEEDAIMGVFCRRWGVPLIDGGTVRLPRLIGHARAMDLILTGRPVNAEEALAIGLANRVAAKGKGREEAEKLALEISRFPQLCLRHDRMSAYEQWDLPYDRALANEFEHGRKVLASGETLKGASRFASGKGRGGRFDDI